A portion of the Malania oleifera isolate guangnan ecotype guangnan chromosome 3, ASM2987363v1, whole genome shotgun sequence genome contains these proteins:
- the LOC131150989 gene encoding auxin-responsive protein IAA29-like isoform X1, whose protein sequence is MEIEMKMELELGLALPTHNTDIIKNYSNNNKRGFEEVFVGEIQTRPLLQPWSTHRQPNEEDDDHKKQKKTASCPIYKNGKEEKGVVGWPPIKAWRKRQFFGLGDHHVQKKGTNEGGGSINNSSLFVKVKMEGVATTRKIDLTLHHSYQTLTRTLSTMFSTCKPMTPSLSLSLSLSLSLSNLCGAGIKLCIGQMRRMITKMVHAIDSSIKTREGIG, encoded by the exons ATGGAGATTGAGATGAAGATGGAGCTTGAACTGGGTCTCGCCCTTCCAACCCACAATACCGACATTATAAAGAAttacagtaataataataagcgTGGGTTTGAGGAGGTCTTTGTGGGGGAGATACAAACGCGGCCTTTGCTGCAGCCGTGGAGCACTCATCGCCAGCCCAACGAGGAAGATGATGATCACAAGAAACAAAAGAAGACAGCCTCTTGCCCCATTTACAA gaACGGTAAAGAGGAGAAAGGAGTGGTGGGGTGGCCGCCCATTAAAGCATGGAGGAAGAGGCAGTTCTTTGGGTTGGGTGATCATCATGTTCAGAAGAAGGGCACTAATGAAGGAGGAGGATCAATTAATAACTCTTCACTGTTTGTGAAGGTGAAGATGGAGGGGGTAGCAACAACAAGGAAGATTGATCTCACCCTCCATCATTCTTATCAAACGCTCACAAGAACCTTGAGCACCATGTTCTCCACATGTAAGCCAAtgactccctctctctctctctctctctctctctctctctctctctccaatctGTGCGGTGCTGGGATTAAGTTGTGTATTGGACAGATGAGAAGAATGATCACAAAGATGGTGCATGCTATAGACTCATCTATCAAGACAAGGGAGGGAATTGGCTGA
- the LOC131150989 gene encoding auxin-responsive protein IAA29-like isoform X2 — MEIEMKMELELGLALPTHNTDIIKNYSNNNKRGFEEVFVGEIQTRPLLQPWSTHRQPNEEDDDHKKQKKTASCPIYKNGKEEKGVVGWPPIKAWRKRQFFGLGDHHVQKKGTNEGGGSINNSSLFVKVKMEGVATTRKIDLTLHHSYQTLTRTLSTMFSTYEKNDHKDGACYRLIYQDKGGNWLIAGDVPWQNFMKSVQCLKIERIGV; from the exons ATGGAGATTGAGATGAAGATGGAGCTTGAACTGGGTCTCGCCCTTCCAACCCACAATACCGACATTATAAAGAAttacagtaataataataagcgTGGGTTTGAGGAGGTCTTTGTGGGGGAGATACAAACGCGGCCTTTGCTGCAGCCGTGGAGCACTCATCGCCAGCCCAACGAGGAAGATGATGATCACAAGAAACAAAAGAAGACAGCCTCTTGCCCCATTTACAA gaACGGTAAAGAGGAGAAAGGAGTGGTGGGGTGGCCGCCCATTAAAGCATGGAGGAAGAGGCAGTTCTTTGGGTTGGGTGATCATCATGTTCAGAAGAAGGGCACTAATGAAGGAGGAGGATCAATTAATAACTCTTCACTGTTTGTGAAGGTGAAGATGGAGGGGGTAGCAACAACAAGGAAGATTGATCTCACCCTCCATCATTCTTATCAAACGCTCACAAGAACCTTGAGCACCATGTTCTCCACAT ATGAGAAGAATGATCACAAAGATGGTGCATGCTATAGACTCATCTATCAAGACAAGGGAGGGAATTGGCTGATTGCAGGAGATGTTCCATGGCA